The following are encoded in a window of Paenibacillaceae bacterium GAS479 genomic DNA:
- a CDS encoding carbohydrate ABC transporter membrane protein 2, CUT1 family, protein MSTKLRSAVILTLKYIVLITLAVTAIYPALWIVLSSFRPGASLFSERLIPETFTLVHYKELFNNPSFQYGRWYLNTLKIATLTMIFSTILITLSTYALSRFRFRGRQSILTAMLVLGMFPGFMSMIAIFILLLQLNLLDTHAALILVYSAGSVLGGFVVKGFFDTIPRSLDEAARIDGATHLQVFVKIMLPLSKPMLTYVALTSFTGAWIDFIFARLVLRTKENWTLAVGMWDLVNSFQSSNFTLFAAGAVLIALPITLLFFFLQRFLVQGMMSGASKG, encoded by the coding sequence ATGAGTACTAAATTGCGCTCGGCAGTCATTCTTACGCTTAAATATATCGTGTTGATCACGCTGGCGGTCACAGCAATCTATCCGGCGCTTTGGATTGTGCTATCTTCCTTCCGTCCTGGAGCTTCGCTGTTTAGCGAACGACTCATTCCAGAGACGTTCACGTTGGTGCATTACAAAGAGCTGTTTAATAACCCAAGCTTCCAATACGGTCGCTGGTATCTCAATACGCTGAAAATCGCCACGCTGACGATGATCTTCTCGACGATCCTCATCACACTCAGCACGTATGCACTCTCTCGTTTCCGTTTCCGCGGCCGGCAGAGCATTCTGACCGCGATGCTCGTACTGGGCATGTTCCCAGGCTTCATGAGCATGATCGCTATTTTTATTTTGCTGCTCCAGCTGAATTTGCTTGACACTCATGCGGCGCTCATTCTTGTTTATTCGGCAGGCTCGGTGCTGGGCGGTTTTGTCGTCAAAGGCTTCTTCGACACCATTCCGCGCAGTCTCGACGAAGCGGCCCGTATCGACGGCGCCACGCATTTGCAGGTTTTCGTGAAAATTATGCTTCCACTGTCGAAGCCGATGCTCACCTATGTCGCTCTGACGAGCTTTACAGGCGCATGGATCGACTTCATCTTCGCCCGACTTGTACTGCGTACGAAGGAAAACTGGACACTGGCCGTAGGCATGTGGGACCTAGTCAACTCGTTCCAGAGCAGCAACTTCACGCTGTTCGCCGCCGGTGCTGTATTGATCGCATTGCCGATCACGCTGTTGTTCTTCTTCCTGCAGCGTTTCCTCGTGCAGGGCATGATGTCCGGGGCCTCCAAGGGCTAA
- a CDS encoding iron(III) transport system substrate-binding protein, whose translation MKGRIKSAVLLAAAIFLIAGCASGGESRQNVLQSEGNQKVVNVYTARHYEVDSTLFEDFTKRTGIAVNEVKGTPEELVERMKRDGENSSADLFIAVDGGSLRLAKQNDVLQPMSSEAVLQNVQAEWRDPEQYWIGIATRARVIVYAKDRVRPEELSTYEELTSERWRGKVLVRSASSLYNQSLLASFIELNGAQEAEKWAEGIVRNLARKPEGGDRAQAKAIADKVGDVAIMNTYYIGQMSASKDPEEKEIAEGLGVFFPDQLTTGTHMNISGIGLAKHAPNKDNALKLAEYLTGREAQTLLTQGSYEFPVNEKADMPQLLKSWQAFKRQQVDVAGLALLHQQATDIFKRSGWE comes from the coding sequence GTGAAGGGGCGGATTAAAAGCGCAGTTCTTCTCGCTGCGGCTATTTTTCTTATAGCGGGCTGCGCGTCCGGCGGCGAGAGTCGGCAAAATGTCCTCCAATCCGAAGGTAATCAAAAAGTCGTCAACGTCTATACCGCAAGGCATTATGAGGTTGATAGCACGCTGTTCGAAGATTTTACAAAGCGGACCGGCATCGCGGTTAATGAAGTGAAGGGGACGCCGGAGGAACTGGTAGAGCGCATGAAGCGGGATGGGGAAAACTCGTCTGCGGATTTGTTTATCGCTGTTGATGGAGGCAGTCTCCGTCTTGCGAAGCAGAATGACGTTCTTCAGCCGATGTCGTCGGAAGCTGTATTGCAAAATGTACAAGCGGAGTGGCGTGATCCTGAGCAATACTGGATAGGCATTGCCACCCGTGCCAGAGTCATCGTATATGCCAAGGATCGCGTGAGACCGGAGGAGCTGTCCACCTATGAAGAGCTGACGAGCGAGCGATGGAGGGGGAAGGTGTTAGTGCGGTCCGCATCAAGCCTGTATAACCAATCGTTGCTTGCCTCGTTTATCGAGCTGAACGGCGCACAGGAGGCGGAGAAATGGGCGGAGGGCATCGTGCGGAATCTGGCCCGGAAACCGGAAGGCGGGGACAGAGCCCAAGCCAAGGCAATCGCGGATAAAGTCGGCGATGTTGCCATTATGAATACGTACTATATCGGCCAGATGTCAGCTTCAAAGGACCCGGAGGAGAAAGAGATTGCGGAAGGGCTCGGAGTTTTCTTCCCGGATCAGCTGACGACTGGCACCCATATGAACATTAGCGGGATCGGGCTGGCCAAGCACGCTCCTAACAAGGACAATGCGCTGAAGCTTGCCGAGTATTTAACGGGGCGGGAAGCGCAGACGTTGCTTACACAAGGCAGCTACGAGTTTCCGGTGAACGAAAAAGCGGACATGCCGCAGCTGCTCAAGAGCTGGCAGGCGTTCAAGCGGCAGCAGGTTGATGTTGCAGGTCTCGCGCTCCTTCATCAACAAGCGACGGATATTTTCAAGCGAAGCGGTTGGGAATAA
- a CDS encoding carbohydrate ABC transporter membrane protein 1, CUT1 family produces the protein MRQRSIAAVLSTLFMGLGQLYNRQYIKGLLFAAIEVLALIWLMPNIGKALWGVYTLGEKTQGFQKVGKLNVRVEGDHSIYLLIGGLITLFVLAIFIVIYIMTIRDAYRTGKNREAGAAVPSFQETLAYVTDKQFPILMLTVPIIGVLFLTVMPIVFMIMLAFTNYAAPNNIPPKSLVDWVGFDTFANLVTLKTWSATFIGVATWTIIWAVIATVTTYIGGILVALLIESKGVYFKKMWRTIFILPYAIPQLISLLVMRNLFNGQFGPINQYLGYFGLGKLPWLTDPFWAKVTVIMVNMWIGIPVSMVLILGILTAIPKDMYEAAEVDGATGFQKFRIITMPFILFSTVPILITQFAGNINNFSVIFLLTNGDPVNGDYQYAGSTDLLVTWLYKLTLNNSQFNMSSAIGIVIFLIVASFSIWNYRRSRSFKEEDMIQ, from the coding sequence ATGCGTCAACGGAGCATTGCAGCTGTGTTGTCCACGCTCTTCATGGGACTCGGACAACTGTACAATCGTCAATACATAAAGGGTTTGCTGTTTGCAGCGATCGAAGTGCTCGCGCTGATTTGGCTGATGCCGAACATCGGCAAGGCGCTTTGGGGTGTCTATACGCTCGGAGAGAAAACACAAGGATTTCAGAAAGTCGGCAAGCTGAATGTGCGCGTTGAAGGCGACCATTCCATTTACCTGCTGATCGGCGGGCTGATTACCCTGTTCGTACTAGCTATTTTTATTGTCATCTATATCATGACTATCCGCGATGCGTACCGGACCGGAAAAAACCGCGAAGCTGGAGCTGCCGTTCCGTCCTTCCAGGAAACGCTCGCTTACGTTACGGATAAACAATTCCCGATTCTGATGCTGACCGTGCCGATTATCGGTGTGCTGTTCCTGACGGTCATGCCAATTGTGTTCATGATCATGCTGGCGTTCACCAACTACGCAGCACCGAATAATATTCCGCCAAAATCACTCGTAGATTGGGTTGGATTCGACACATTCGCCAACCTCGTTACGCTGAAAACGTGGAGTGCCACCTTTATCGGCGTAGCAACCTGGACCATTATATGGGCCGTCATCGCTACGGTGACGACCTACATAGGCGGCATTCTTGTCGCGCTGCTTATTGAGTCCAAGGGCGTGTATTTCAAGAAAATGTGGCGCACAATCTTTATTCTCCCCTATGCGATTCCTCAGCTGATCTCGCTGCTTGTCATGCGTAATTTGTTTAACGGCCAGTTCGGACCGATTAACCAGTATCTCGGTTATTTTGGTCTTGGCAAGCTGCCTTGGCTGACCGATCCATTTTGGGCCAAAGTTACCGTCATTATGGTTAATATGTGGATTGGTATTCCGGTTTCCATGGTCCTCATTCTCGGCATCCTGACCGCAATTCCGAAGGATATGTACGAGGCGGCGGAAGTAGACGGAGCGACTGGTTTCCAGAAGTTCCGCATTATTACAATGCCGTTCATTCTGTTCTCGACAGTTCCGATTCTGATTACTCAGTTCGCCGGAAACATCAACAACTTCAGTGTCATCTTCCTGTTGACGAACGGTGATCCAGTCAATGGTGACTACCAGTATGCGGGCAGCACAGATTTGCTCGTTACTTGGCTGTATAAGCTGACGCTCAACAACAGCCAGTTCAATATGTCATCGGCGATTGGCATCGTCATATTCCTGATCGTGGCTTCCTTCTCCATCTGGAATTACAGGCGCTCCCGGTCGTTTAAAGAGGAGGATATGATTCAATGA
- a CDS encoding iron(III) transport system permease protein: MNKLPRSARRQINGWTMASVIGAAVVLLPILYVLTGLFRPANENWDKVKQFLLTDYILGSAKLVIFTGFFATFIGVVLAWLVVGYSFPLRRFYKWALVLPLAMPPYIAAYTYSSMTGYTGVIQATLRNHFDLVLPPGTIDVMSDRGAIFVLTLCLFPYIFMLTRVFLERQSASFIENARLLGHKPLSVFFRVVLPLARPAIMAGVMLVLFEVLSDFGVANYFGVQTVSTAIFQTWFGMYDVQSAMKLASWLMVAVLGLFMLERLLRRSRRYASPTSRSNPLKPQPLKGIAAWGATLFCTFIFLLAFFFPIAQLVAWAIQTGGTVWRSDFLDLTVNTLKGAGLGTAIVLLIAILSSRAARMFDSPFMQALTRLLSAGYAVPGAIVAIGVLAVFIALDEWLAPFYGMLGKEEGALVLSLSLAMLITGYVIRFMATGYGALEAGYEKMPKAYSEASRTLGRSSLATFFRVELPLLKGSLLSGFVLTFVEIVKELPLTMLLRPFNYDTLSTRAYQYATDERVFDAALPSLFLVLIGLISVLFILKAERS; this comes from the coding sequence ATGAACAAGCTTCCGAGATCGGCCAGGAGGCAGATCAACGGATGGACGATGGCAAGCGTAATCGGGGCGGCAGTTGTTTTGCTGCCCATCCTTTATGTGCTGACCGGGTTGTTCCGTCCGGCAAACGAAAATTGGGACAAGGTTAAACAATTTTTGCTTACGGATTATATACTTGGGTCGGCAAAGCTGGTGATTTTCACCGGCTTTTTTGCCACTTTCATCGGGGTTGTGCTTGCTTGGCTTGTTGTAGGTTATTCGTTTCCGCTGCGCCGGTTTTACAAGTGGGCGCTTGTGCTGCCGCTGGCAATGCCTCCCTATATAGCCGCTTACACGTATAGCTCGATGACCGGTTATACAGGTGTTATTCAAGCGACGCTGCGCAATCATTTTGATCTCGTTTTGCCGCCAGGTACGATCGATGTGATGTCGGATCGCGGAGCCATTTTTGTGCTGACGCTCTGTCTATTTCCGTATATTTTCATGCTCACCCGCGTTTTTCTGGAGCGTCAAAGCGCCTCCTTTATTGAAAATGCGAGGTTGCTTGGACATAAGCCGCTCTCCGTATTTTTCAGAGTTGTGCTGCCGCTTGCCCGGCCGGCCATTATGGCAGGTGTTATGCTCGTTCTATTCGAGGTGCTCAGCGACTTCGGGGTCGCCAATTATTTTGGCGTACAGACGGTATCAACGGCCATTTTCCAAACTTGGTTCGGGATGTATGACGTGCAGTCTGCGATGAAGCTGGCGTCCTGGCTCATGGTCGCTGTTCTTGGTCTCTTCATGCTGGAGCGTCTGCTGCGCCGCAGCAGACGGTATGCCAGTCCGACGAGCCGCAGCAATCCGCTCAAGCCACAGCCGCTGAAGGGCATTGCTGCATGGGGAGCGACTCTGTTTTGCACCTTTATTTTTCTGCTGGCTTTCTTCTTTCCGATTGCCCAGCTTGTCGCTTGGGCGATCCAGACTGGCGGCACGGTATGGCGCTCCGATTTTCTCGATTTGACCGTAAACACGTTAAAGGGTGCCGGATTGGGAACGGCGATTGTACTGCTGATTGCGATTCTGTCCTCAAGGGCGGCGCGGATGTTCGACTCGCCTTTCATGCAAGCTCTGACACGCCTGCTGTCGGCAGGATACGCTGTACCGGGCGCGATCGTAGCGATCGGCGTGCTGGCCGTCTTTATTGCGCTGGATGAATGGCTCGCTCCATTTTACGGGATGCTGGGCAAAGAAGAAGGTGCGCTTGTGCTCAGCTTGTCGCTGGCGATGCTCATTACAGGCTACGTGATCCGCTTCATGGCAACGGGTTATGGGGCTTTGGAAGCCGGCTACGAAAAAATGCCAAAAGCCTATTCAGAGGCGTCACGGACGCTCGGCAGAAGCAGCCTGGCTACATTCTTCCGGGTGGAATTGCCGCTGCTCAAGGGCTCGCTGCTGAGCGGGTTTGTGTTGACCTTCGTGGAGATCGTTAAGGAGCTGCCGCTGACAATGCTGCTCCGACCGTTCAATTACGACACGCTGTCGACCCGCGCATATCAGTATGCGACGGATGAACGTGTTTTTGATGCGGCATTGCCCTCGTTGTTTCTAGTGCTGATCGGACTGATCTCCGTACTCTTTATCCTTAAAGCTGAAAGGAGCTGA
- a CDS encoding DNA-binding response regulator, OmpR family, contains REC and winged-helix (wHTH) domain: protein MKRILFIEDERHMARFVEMELRREAFDVVLAYDGETGAQLALAEDWDLILLDLMLPKLDGLEVCRRIRLAKNTPIIMLTARDSVTDRVSGLDCGADDYMPKPFAIEELLARMRVIFRRQADRDEPAQELLTFQNLSVNVDLRVMKKDSTEIGLTKREFDLLTALMENANRVMNRELLLDKVWGFEAAVDTNVVDVYVRYLRNKIDEPGRTSYIQTVRGIGYVMKL from the coding sequence ATGAAGCGGATTTTATTCATTGAAGACGAGCGGCATATGGCGCGGTTCGTTGAGATGGAGCTGCGGCGCGAGGCATTCGACGTGGTTTTGGCGTATGACGGGGAGACGGGCGCGCAGCTTGCGCTTGCCGAGGATTGGGATCTGATTTTGCTCGATCTGATGCTTCCGAAGCTGGACGGGCTGGAGGTATGTCGGCGAATCCGTCTGGCCAAAAACACGCCGATTATCATGCTGACGGCGAGAGACAGCGTCACAGACAGAGTTTCGGGCCTCGATTGCGGCGCCGATGATTATATGCCCAAGCCTTTTGCGATTGAGGAGCTTTTGGCTCGCATGCGAGTCATTTTCAGAAGGCAGGCGGATCGTGATGAACCCGCTCAGGAGTTGCTCACGTTTCAGAATTTGTCCGTCAATGTCGATTTGAGGGTTATGAAAAAAGACAGCACTGAAATCGGGCTTACCAAGCGTGAATTCGATCTGCTGACGGCGCTTATGGAAAATGCCAATCGGGTGATGAACCGGGAACTGCTGCTTGATAAAGTGTGGGGGTTCGAAGCGGCAGTTGATACGAATGTCGTTGATGTGTACGTCCGATATTTGCGCAATAAAATAGACGAGCCAGGACGAACCAGCTATATCCAAACCGTACGCGGCATCGGTTATGTGATGAAGCTATGA
- a CDS encoding two-component system, OmpR family, sensor histidine kinase ArlS — translation MTLQAMKRVLSRMPIRWKLTLGSAFLIFVLFIAYNSAQYVFVEKWMIAQEKTDTRQKMSEILNELLEKESGFTEAELPQLRSYLDKKNESDELIRIVDQQGNTVIAVSNGIPTEWIAPSPKAKTEIAITEYSGHSLLVMRSPITIYSFHGTVEIAKNMDQFKQLTEAILRLFLLTGLGAVVLSGLGGGLLARQLLKPLQSMAQTIRNVEQKGLQERMVLPGTEDEIATLMKMFNGMMDQVERSFHQQSQFVEDASHELRTPIAIMDGHLSLLLRWGKNDPAALEESLNISYHELTRLKALVQDLLLLTREEKDSDTADERTQRADRTMLGLIGQWEELQPEYTFETAFVGFADWEILISEGHLEQILMILLDNAVKYSEPGSAVRVAGSVREGAAFIEVTDCGIGIAEQDLPFVTDRFYRVDKARSSQQGGTGLGLAIAKRMVERYNGSMTIHSKVAAGTTVTISFACRPYIEKKREVDSSEGAD, via the coding sequence ATGACGCTTCAAGCGATGAAGCGGGTTTTGTCGCGAATGCCGATCAGGTGGAAGCTAACCTTAGGGTCGGCTTTCCTTATTTTTGTGCTGTTTATTGCTTATAATAGTGCACAATATGTGTTTGTCGAGAAATGGATGATCGCCCAGGAGAAGACGGACACACGGCAAAAAATGAGCGAAATTCTCAATGAATTGCTGGAGAAGGAGAGCGGGTTTACCGAAGCCGAGCTGCCGCAGCTGCGAAGCTACTTGGACAAGAAAAACGAGAGTGACGAGCTAATCCGTATCGTTGACCAGCAAGGTAATACGGTGATCGCAGTATCCAATGGCATTCCCACGGAGTGGATTGCGCCGTCGCCCAAGGCCAAAACGGAAATCGCCATTACCGAATATTCCGGTCATTCCTTGTTGGTGATGAGAAGTCCAATCACGATCTATTCGTTCCATGGGACGGTTGAGATCGCCAAAAACATGGATCAATTCAAACAGCTGACCGAAGCCATATTGCGGCTGTTCTTGCTGACCGGTCTCGGTGCTGTTGTACTGAGCGGCCTGGGCGGCGGCTTGCTGGCGAGGCAATTGCTGAAGCCGCTTCAGTCGATGGCTCAGACGATCCGGAACGTCGAACAGAAGGGGCTGCAGGAACGGATGGTGCTGCCGGGCACCGAGGATGAGATCGCGACCTTGATGAAAATGTTCAACGGCATGATGGATCAAGTTGAGCGTTCTTTTCACCAGCAAAGCCAATTTGTTGAAGACGCCTCGCATGAATTGCGGACGCCGATTGCAATCATGGACGGTCATCTGTCCTTGTTGCTGCGCTGGGGCAAAAACGATCCTGCGGCGCTGGAAGAATCCTTGAACATCTCCTATCACGAGCTGACGCGGCTAAAAGCGCTCGTGCAAGATCTCCTTTTGCTCACAAGAGAGGAAAAGGACAGCGACACCGCGGATGAACGTACACAACGAGCGGATCGGACGATGTTGGGCCTGATTGGGCAATGGGAGGAGCTGCAGCCCGAGTATACGTTTGAAACGGCCTTTGTCGGCTTCGCGGACTGGGAAATCCTCATTTCCGAGGGGCATCTGGAGCAGATTCTGATGATTCTGCTGGACAATGCCGTGAAATATTCCGAGCCTGGCTCCGCTGTTCGCGTTGCTGGATCTGTGCGGGAGGGTGCGGCGTTCATCGAAGTTACGGACTGCGGAATCGGTATTGCCGAGCAGGATTTGCCGTTTGTGACCGACCGTTTCTATCGAGTGGACAAGGCAAGAAGCAGCCAGCAGGGCGGAACAGGCCTTGGGCTGGCGATTGCCAAGCGGATGGTTGAGCGTTACAACGGCAGCATGACGATCCACAGCAAGGTAGCCGCAGGAACGACAGTCACGATTTCATTTGCATGTCGTCCATATATTGAGAAGAAGAGGGAGGTCGATTCCAGTGAAGGGGCGGATTAA
- a CDS encoding Methyltransferase domain-containing protein: MENVIDYYSQFDEWGRLDREPLEFTINLHFIKQYLATSGFVLDNGAGPGKYSIELAKLGYNVTLSDLTPKLVEIAKQKVSELELTEQFNGFHVLNATNLDGIADEKFDASLMLGPLYHLQKEEERVSAVKELFRVTKRNGIVFVAFQSRMRMTITSLQFPQYWKPNDNIDSIHEFYENGVFNHNDKGRFTGAYYFNIDEIKPFMEKSGFHTIDLIGSSSIGAMLNNEQKQYWTDQGEYEKLVNFLITSANDPSVLGISSHLLYIGRRK; this comes from the coding sequence ATGGAAAACGTTATTGATTATTACTCCCAATTTGATGAATGGGGAAGGCTGGATAGGGAACCACTTGAGTTCACTATTAATCTGCATTTTATAAAGCAGTATTTAGCTACATCTGGGTTTGTGCTAGATAATGGCGCAGGACCAGGTAAATACTCGATTGAGTTGGCTAAACTCGGATATAACGTAACTCTATCTGACCTAACACCCAAGCTAGTTGAAATTGCTAAGCAGAAGGTATCGGAGTTAGAGTTAACTGAACAATTTAATGGGTTTCATGTGTTGAATGCAACTAATCTAGACGGAATAGCAGACGAGAAGTTTGATGCCTCTCTCATGTTAGGCCCTCTATATCATTTACAAAAAGAAGAGGAACGAGTTTCAGCGGTTAAGGAATTGTTTCGTGTGACAAAGAGGAATGGTATCGTTTTTGTAGCATTTCAAAGTCGAATGAGGATGACAATTACATCATTACAGTTTCCTCAGTATTGGAAACCAAATGACAACATAGATTCAATACATGAGTTTTATGAAAATGGTGTTTTCAATCATAATGATAAAGGTCGATTTACAGGAGCCTATTATTTCAATATTGATGAAATAAAACCGTTCATGGAGAAGAGCGGGTTTCATACCATTGATTTAATTGGTTCATCTAGCATCGGAGCAATGCTGAACAACGAGCAAAAACAGTATTGGACAGACCAAGGTGAGTATGAAAAGTTGGTTAACTTTCTGATTACCTCTGCTAATGATCCATCCGTTTTGGGAATTTCATCCCATTTGCTGTATATAGGGAGGAGGAAGTAA
- a CDS encoding carbohydrate ABC transporter substrate-binding protein, CUT1 family → MKKTYVWTLVAAMALVSACGNKGGSNSSNTSATNAPASSPAANTEASAPLAAAEELQPEEGATLMVWESKEERPFVEAIAKEFTAKYGVPVKFEEVGSGDQVNKLINDGPAGLGADVVLFPHDNLGKAVQAGLLLPNDYYEAETKTANSDIALTAVSYDGVLYGYPRSVETYALFYNKKLISTPPKTFDEVVEFAKTYNDPKNNKFALMWELGKLYFNYPFLSGGYIYGDNGQNKDDIGLNNEGAVQGMAYFATLKDKLVPLNSADVTYDVKKGLFTSGTLAMDINGPWSIGDYRNAGIDFGVVPLPSINGKPASSFSGIKGWYVNLYSKYPNAARLFSYFTSTKEAQLKNFEITGALPSNKEAANDPSVQSSEIVKGFLDQFNQSTPMPSIPEMTNVWGPIDAAISDVWNKGKDPKTALDKAVQQIKDANNGAAPKK, encoded by the coding sequence ATGAAAAAAACGTATGTATGGACATTAGTCGCAGCAATGGCACTTGTATCTGCATGTGGTAACAAAGGAGGTAGCAACAGTTCAAACACCTCTGCCACCAATGCTCCGGCAAGCAGCCCGGCGGCCAACACGGAGGCAAGTGCTCCGCTAGCTGCCGCAGAGGAGCTCCAACCGGAGGAAGGCGCAACGCTGATGGTTTGGGAAAGTAAAGAGGAGCGCCCGTTCGTTGAGGCGATTGCCAAAGAATTTACCGCCAAATACGGCGTTCCCGTCAAGTTCGAGGAAGTGGGCTCCGGCGACCAGGTAAATAAGCTGATCAATGACGGTCCTGCCGGCCTCGGCGCAGATGTTGTGCTGTTCCCGCATGATAACTTGGGCAAAGCGGTTCAGGCTGGTCTCTTGTTGCCGAATGATTACTACGAGGCAGAAACAAAAACGGCAAACTCGGATATCGCGCTTACTGCTGTAAGTTATGACGGCGTGCTTTACGGCTACCCGCGTTCCGTTGAGACTTACGCGCTGTTCTACAACAAAAAGCTAATTTCTACACCTCCAAAAACATTCGACGAAGTTGTTGAATTCGCTAAAACGTACAATGATCCTAAAAACAATAAGTTCGCTTTGATGTGGGAACTTGGAAAACTATACTTCAACTATCCGTTCCTGTCCGGTGGATATATTTACGGTGACAACGGCCAGAACAAAGATGATATCGGTTTGAATAACGAGGGAGCCGTACAAGGCATGGCCTATTTTGCCACCCTGAAAGACAAACTGGTGCCGCTGAACTCTGCCGACGTCACTTATGATGTTAAAAAAGGTCTCTTTACGTCTGGAACGCTGGCAATGGACATTAATGGTCCTTGGTCGATCGGTGATTACCGCAATGCTGGCATCGACTTCGGTGTAGTCCCGCTGCCGTCGATTAACGGCAAACCGGCTTCCTCGTTCTCCGGCATCAAAGGCTGGTATGTAAACTTATACTCTAAATATCCAAACGCAGCACGTCTGTTCTCCTACTTCACCTCGACGAAGGAAGCTCAGCTCAAAAACTTCGAAATTACGGGTGCGCTGCCATCTAACAAAGAAGCGGCGAATGATCCTTCGGTGCAAAGCAGCGAGATCGTGAAAGGCTTCCTGGATCAGTTCAATCAATCAACGCCAATGCCGTCCATTCCAGAAATGACCAACGTATGGGGCCCGATCGACGCGGCTATTTCCGATGTTTGGAACAAAGGCAAAGATCCAAAAACAGCGCTTGATAAAGCTGTACAGCAAATCAAAGATGCCAATAACGGAGCTGCTCCTAAGAAATAA
- a CDS encoding iron(III) transport system substrate-binding protein: MFTKRSPLTLVVSLMTAATLLAGCGAGNAGQNNTGAATPAPSTAPSTAPSTSPEPAKSGGEVNIYTARHYDVDKELHAAFTEQTGIKVNVVEGKAPELIERMKREGASTPADLFITVDGGILNSAKTEGLLQPIESAVIDKQVPADLRDKDNQWIGLSSRARVIIYAKDRVKPEQLSTYEDLATDKWKGKIAVRSSENLYNQSMLASFIDVMGEKEAEAWAKGFAANLARKPEGGDRDQAKAVVAGVADVAIMNTYYVGQMSASDDAEEKKVAEQIGVFFPNQETTGTHLNLSGAGLLKTSKNKENAIKLLEFLTGAEAQTKISAANFEFPVNSEATLPELLTSWGTFKHQNIDFAKYGELNPKAVEIANKVGWE, from the coding sequence ATGTTCACGAAGCGCAGTCCACTTACTCTAGTTGTTTCGCTTATGACCGCAGCAACGCTGCTGGCAGGATGTGGAGCCGGCAACGCAGGTCAAAACAATACAGGCGCAGCTACGCCTGCACCATCAACGGCGCCATCGACAGCTCCATCCACCAGCCCGGAGCCAGCTAAGTCCGGCGGTGAAGTGAATATCTATACGGCTCGCCACTATGATGTAGACAAGGAACTGCACGCAGCATTCACCGAACAAACGGGCATTAAAGTAAATGTTGTAGAAGGCAAAGCGCCTGAGCTGATCGAGCGTATGAAGCGCGAGGGCGCCAGCACGCCAGCTGATCTGTTCATTACGGTGGATGGCGGCATTCTGAACTCAGCCAAAACAGAGGGGCTGTTGCAGCCGATCGAATCCGCTGTGATTGACAAGCAGGTTCCTGCTGATCTGCGCGATAAGGACAACCAATGGATCGGTCTGTCTTCGCGCGCTCGTGTCATCATTTATGCTAAAGACCGCGTTAAGCCGGAGCAGCTCTCCACTTACGAGGACTTGGCAACGGACAAATGGAAGGGCAAAATCGCCGTAAGATCGTCGGAAAACCTGTATAACCAATCGATGCTGGCTTCCTTCATCGACGTTATGGGCGAGAAAGAAGCAGAAGCTTGGGCTAAAGGTTTCGCAGCAAACTTGGCGCGTAAGCCTGAGGGCGGCGATCGTGATCAAGCTAAAGCAGTCGTAGCAGGCGTTGCTGATGTTGCGATTATGAACACTTATTATGTTGGCCAGATGTCGGCTTCCGATGATGCCGAGGAGAAAAAGGTCGCGGAGCAAATCGGCGTGTTCTTCCCGAATCAGGAGACGACTGGCACTCATTTGAACTTGAGCGGCGCGGGCCTTCTCAAAACTAGCAAAAATAAGGAAAATGCAATCAAGCTGCTGGAGTTTTTGACCGGGGCAGAAGCGCAAACGAAAATTTCGGCCGCTAACTTCGAGTTCCCGGTCAACAGCGAAGCGACGCTTCCTGAGCTGCTGACAAGCTGGGGAACGTTCAAACATCAGAACATTGATTTTGCGAAATACGGTGAGCTGAATCCAAAAGCGGTTGAAATCGCTAATAAGGTCGGCTGGGAATAA